In the Hordeum vulgare subsp. vulgare chromosome 7H, MorexV3_pseudomolecules_assembly, whole genome shotgun sequence genome, one interval contains:
- the LOC123410307 gene encoding putative ABC transporter C family member 15, with protein MKVAICGMVGSGKSSLLSCILGEMPRLAGAVRVSGSRAYVPQTAWILSGNIRDNILFGNPYDKEKYQKIIQACALTKDLELFANGDLTEIGERGINMSGGQKQRIQIARSVYEDADIYLFDDPFSAVDAHTGAQLFKSSVLHSRPKSAVGTPTYNAPDVLCRREYDGKVT; from the exons ATGAAAGTAGCAATCTGTGGAATGGTCGGCTCTGGGAAATCCAGTCTATTATCATGCATACTTGGGGAGATGCCTAGGTTAGCCGGGGCTGTGAGGGTCAGTGGGAGCAGAGCATATGTTCCTCAGACTGCATGGATCCTGTCTGGGAACATCAGAGACAACATTCTGTTTGGAAACCCGTATGACAAGGAAAAGTACCAAAAGATAATACAAGCTTGTGCATTGACAAAAGATCTTGAGCTATTTGCAAATGGTGATTTGACGGAGATTGGAGAAAGAGGAATTAACATGAGTGGTGGACAGAAGCAGAGGATTCAGATTGCAAGGTCAGTGTACGAGGATGCAGATATATACCTCTTTGATGATCCCTTCAGTGCAGTAGATGCTCACACTGGAGCCCAACTTTTCAAG TCATCGGTACTACATTCAAGGCCCAAGTCTGCAGTGGGTACACCAACATACAATGCACCAGACGTTCTTTGTCGCCGGGAATATGATGGGAAGGTGACCTAA
- the LOC123413238 gene encoding T-complex protein 1 subunit gamma, with protein sequence MALHAPVLVLKDSLKRESGAKVQHGNIHAAKAVSDIIRTTLGPRSMLKMLLDASGGIVVTNDGNAILRELDIAHPAAKSMIELSRTQDEEVGDGTTSVIVLAGEMLHVAETFIEKNYHPTVICRAYSRALEDAIAVLDKIAMPVNVNDREAMLGLVKSSIGTKFTGQFGDLIADLAIDATTTAGVDLGQGMREVDIKKYIKVEKIPGGQLEDSKVLKGVMFNKDVVAPGKMRRKIVNPRIILLDCPVEYKKGENQTNAELMSEEDWKVLLDMEEEYIKNLCVQILKFKPDLVITEKGLSDMAMHYLSKAGVSAIRRLRKTDNNRIAKACGAVIVNRPEELQESDVGTRAGLFEVKKIGDEFFSFIIECKDPKACTVLLRGASKDILNEVERNLQDAMSVARNILKNPKLLPGGGASELTVSATLKQKSSSVEGVEKWPYEAAALAFEAIPRTLLQNCGLNVIRTMTQLQGKHANGENPWVGVDGRTGDIVDMKERKIWDSYSVKAQTFKTAIESACMLLRIDDIVSGIKKKQAPGAGAPKQPQIETGEDADTEQMIPE encoded by the exons ATGGCATTGCACGCCCCCGTCCTCGTGCTGA AGGACTCGTTGAAGAGGGAATCCGGCGCGAAGGTTCAGCATGGCAACATCCATGCCGCCAAG GCTGTGTCAGACATCATTCGTACAACGTTGGGTCCTAGGTCCATGTTGAAGATGCTTCTGGATGCCAGTGGAG GTATTGTGGTTACTAACGATGGCAATGCTATATTGCGGGAACTAGACATTGCACATCCTGCTGCTAAG TCTATGATTGAGCTAAGCCGCACACAGGatgaagaagtgggagatgggacgACGTCTGTCATTGTTCTAG CTGGTGAGATGCTCCATGTTGCAGAAACATTTATTGAAAAGAATTACCATCCCACTGTCATTTGCCGAG CATACAGCAGAGCCCTTGAGGATGCCATAGCTGTCCTTGACAAAATTGCAATGCCTGTTAATGTTAATGACC GTGAGGCGATGCTGGGGCTGGTGAAGAGCTCCATTGGTACAAAATTCACTGGTCAGTTTGGTGACCTAATTGCT GACCttgctatagatgctactacaacAGCAGGTGTAGATCTGGGTCAAGGAATGCGTGAAGTTGATATCAAGAAATATATCAAAGTAGAGAAGATTCCTGGTGGCCAGTTGGAGGATTCAAAGGTTCTTAAAGGGGTCATGTTCAATAAAGATGTCGTGGCTCCTGGAAAAATGAGAAGGAAGATAGTAAATCCACGCATCATCCTTTTGGATTGCCCTGTTGAGTACAAAAAGGGAGAAAATCAGACAAATGCTGAGTTGATGAGTGAAGAAGATTG GAAGGTTTTGCTAGATATGGAGGAAGAATACATAAAGAACCTCTGTGTGCAAATTTTGAAATTCAAGCCTGACCTGGTGATCACTGAGAAAGGACTCAGTGACATGGCTATGCATTATTTAAGCAAGGCTGGAGTTAGTGCAATCCGTAGACTTAGGAAGACAGATAACAACAGGATTGCTAAAGCCTGTGGTGCAGTTATAGTGAACAGGCCAGAGGAGCTTCAAGAATCAGATGTGGGGACACGAGCTGGACTCTTTGAGGTTAAGAAGATCGGTGATGAATTCTTTTCCTTCATTATTGAATGCAAAGATCCTAAAGCATGCACTGTTCTATTGAGGGGAGCAAGCAAGGACATCTTGAACGAGGTGGAGAGGAACCTTCAG GATGCCATGTCTGTTGCAAGGAACATTTTGAAAAATCCGAAACTTCTACCTGGAGGTGGTGCTTCTGAATTGACTGTATCGGCAACACTAAAGCAGAAGAGTTCTTCAGTTGAAGGTGTTGAAAAG TGGCCTTATGAAGCTGCTGCTTTAGCATTTGAAGCAATCCCAAGAACTTTGCTTCAAAATTGTGGTTTGAATGTTATTAGGACGATGACACAGCTCCAGGGGAAG CATGCGAACGGTGAAAATCCTTGGGTTGGCGTTGATGGAAGGACTGGTGATATTGTTGACATGAAGGAGCGGAAG ATCTGGGATTCTTACAGCGTGAAGGCACAGACGTTCAAGACAGCTATTGAGTCAGCTTGCATGCTTCTAAGGATTGACGACATTGTCAGTGGAATCAAGAAGAAGCAGGCTCCTGGCGCAGGTGCTCCCAAGCAACCTCAGATTGAAACTGGTGAAGATGCAGACACTGAACAGATGATCCCAGAGTAG